The following are from one region of the Capsicum annuum cultivar UCD-10X-F1 chromosome 1, UCD10Xv1.1, whole genome shotgun sequence genome:
- the LOC107863444 gene encoding alcohol dehydrogenase-like 4 yields MASNGISHVNGSLAKVITCTAAVAYGPGQPLVVEQVQVDPPQKMEVRIKILFTSICHTDLSAWKGENEAQRAYPRILGHEASGVVESVGEGVTDMKEGDHVVPIFNGECGDCVYCKSSKKTNLCGKYRVNPFKSVMANDGKCRFRNKHGDPIYHFLNTSTFSEYTVVDSACLVKIDPHAPLDKMTLLSCGVSTGLGAAWNTADIQTGETVAVFGLGAVGLAVVEGARTRGASKIIGVDINPEKCIKGQAIGITDFINPKEIDVPVHEKIRELTGGGVHYSFECAGNLEVLREAFLSTHDGWGVAIILGIHPTPRLLPLHPMELFDGRRIVASVFGDFKGKSQLPLFAKQCMAGVVKLDEFITHELPFEKINEGFQLLVDGKSLRCLLRL; encoded by the exons ATGGCTTCCAACGGCATTTCCCATGTCAATGGATCGCTTGCAAAGGTCATCACTTGCACag CTGCTGTAGCGTATGGTCCGGGGCAGCCGTTGGTCGTAGAACAAGTGCAGGTGGATCCACCTCAGAAAATGGAAGTCCGAATCAAGATCCTCTTTACTTCCATCTGCCATACAGATCTCAGTGCTTGGAAAGGCGAG AACGAAGCTCAACGAGCTTACCCTCGAATTCTGGGACATGAAGCCTCCGG AGTGGTGGAGAGCGTGGGAGAAGGGGTGACAGACATGAAAGAGGGGGATCACGTAGTACCAATTTTCAATGGAGAATGTGGAGACTGCGTTTACTGCAAATCGTCAAAGAAAACCAACTTGTGTGGCAAGTATAGGGTGAATCCATTCAAAAGCGTGATGGCCAACGATGGAAAGTGCAGGTTCAGGAACAAGCATGGTGACCCTATATATCATTTCCTTAACACTTCCACATTTAGTGAGTATACTGTTGTTGATTCTGCCTGCTTAGTCAAGATTGATCCTCATGCTCCACTTGACAAGATGACCTTGCTTAGCTGCGGCGTTTCCACGG GTCTAGGAGCTGCGTGGAACACAGCTGACATTCAAACAGGGGAAACTGTGGCAGTCTTTGGATTAGGAGCTGTTGGTTTGGCC GTTGTGGAAGGGGCACGAACCAGAGGTGCATCGAAAATCATAGGAGTGGATATTAATCCTGAAAAATGTATTAAAG GTCAAGCAATTGGAATTACCGACTTCATCAACCCCAAAGAAATCGATGTGCCCGTCCATGAG AAAATAAGGGAATTGACTGGAGGAGGTGTGCATTATAGCTTTGAGTGTGCTGGAAATTTGGAAGTTCTTCGAGAGGCATTTCTATCCACACATGAT GGATGGGGGGTGGCAATAATTTTAGGAATTCATCCCACACCAAGATTGCTGCCACTACATCCTATGGAACTGTTCGATGGTCGAAGGATTGTGGCTTCTGTCTTTGGTGACTTCAAAGGAAAATCTCAACTCCCTCTTTTTGCTAAACAATGCATGGCTGGG GTGGTGAAATTGGA